From the Dermacentor variabilis isolate Ectoservices chromosome 5, ASM5094787v1, whole genome shotgun sequence genome, the window cggcagtgcaagcgcctttgacgaagctcttgagGAAAGACGAACGGTGGACTTGGGGACAAGAGCAGGAGGCGGCACTGCGGAGCCTCACGAAGGTGCTCGCTGACACGGCCGAATTGCAGCTGCCCGATTTGAATAGGGAGTTTGTGATTCAAACAGACGCAAGCGACCTAGGCTtaggtgcaattttgcttcaggagCACGGAGGCACTCTCCGACCGGTTGCGTTCGCGAGTCGTTCGTTGACGCCGGCCGAAAGGAACTACTCGgtgacagagaaggagtgcctcgcgataGTTTTCGCTCTGCGAAAGTTCGACTATTACGTCGATGGAGTGGCATTCAAGATTGAGACTGACCACATGGCTCTCACTTGGTTGAGGCGCCTGAGCGAGCCGAGTGGCCGCCTGGCGCGTtgggcactgctgctgcagcgttaCGACTTCACCGTGCGCTACCGCAAAGGAAAAAGCAATGCCGCAGCTGACGCACTTTCGCGAGCGCCAGTCCGAGGCGATGGAGAGGCCCAAGTAAGGGACGCGGAACAACCGTCGATCCTGGGCGAGAGCGTGAACCACGTAGATGTTGTCGGTTCCGCAGGAGTCGTCTTtagcagagaggagctgttcgagGCTCAGCAGAAGGACGCGTTTTGTCGAAAAGTGCTCGACGAGCTCCGGGAGCAGGGTGGCGCGGCCGCcgcacacatggaggcagctggtattgctgtccGTGCTAAGCGCTCGGGATCAGTTGGTAATGCTGTGAGGGCGCTAGATTCTTATCTGCTGAATTCCGACGGACTCCTGCTGAGGTATATTCCCACCGAGGACGACACAAGTGAGGCGTTTAAGGTGGTGATACCGCGCGCGTTGCGAGGAGCACTGCTACGCTACTTTCACGACTCGTGTATCGCTGGGCACGCGAGCGGCCCCAAGACTTACATTAAGTTGTGTCGCCTCGctacctggccaggcatgaaacGGGACGTGATGCGCTACGCCCGCTCATGTCATGTGTGCCAAAGCGTGAAGCCCCGAGGTGGACGACCGCCCGGCCTCATGCAGCCTATCGACAGCCAGACTCCCTGGCAAATCGCGGCGTGTGACGTCATGGGACCGTATCCCACCACACCGAGCAGGAACAAATTCTTGCTTGTAGTCACAGATCACTTCAGTAAATGGGTCGAACTTTTTCCCTTGCGAAAACTGACGGCACGAGTGATCATGGATAAGTTGATCGAGGTTTTCACCAGATTTGGCTATCCGGAGCAGTTGATAACGGACAATGCGTCCTACTTCACTGCGAAGGTTTTCGTCGACTCGTGCGCTGCACTCGGCATTAAGCACAAGAAAACGACAACTTACCATGCTCAGTCGAACCCCACTGAACGGGTCAATCGCAACATTAAGCACATGCTTGTCGCGTTCTCTGAAAGACATAAGGACTGGGATACCTACCTTCCAGAGATCGGGTTTGCATTGCGATCGACAGTGAACCGCTCGACTGGGTATGCGCCTTCTTCTCTCAACCTGGGGAGAGAGCTGCCGAATCCGATGGATAGAGTTCTCGCGGATCGCAGCGGAATGTCGGTCGCGCCGGCAGCACGAGCTGAATACGCGACGCACCTACGTGACAAGATGACGGAAGctatacacaaagcacgccgTAATCTTCGCACTGCTAGGGCGCAACAGAAGGCGCAGTACGACCGCTCGCATCGGAACGTCCGCTACGAAGTGGGCGATCTGGTGCTTCGACGCCAGCACGTTCTCAGCGATTCTAGCAAACAGTTCGCTGCCTCGCTGGCGCCGAAGTGGACCGGGCCGTATCAAGTACGAGAGAAGGTTTCCTCGCTTGTTTACCGGCTCGAGAGCATGAAAGGGAAGCCGATCGGCGGGCCGGTACACATATGCGACCTGAAACGCTACGTGCCGCGTGATGAGCAGTGGGATGAAAACCAGACCCTCCTTCAACGACGCTCGGTGAGAGAGAGCAGCCAGAACCGAACGACGAGCCCGCCGCCGCGCTACAACCTGCGTAGCAAGAGAAAACCCTCCGGCACTGCCGGGTCCGTTTGATGTTTCCGGCGGAGTACAAGGCGTTACGCGCAATGCGAGTGTTAACCTTATCTGTGCCGACTTTCACCCCGCAGATGGACCACAACGCCAACTCTAAGCACCGCCGAGACGACTCGGCGGCGGGACACCCACGATTTGAGGTGTCCCCTCGAGGGCCCTCGACCCACCAGGGGCGTCGCCAGGCCTCCCCCCGGACGCTCGCAGGGCCAGCCCATCGTGGACGACGTCACCGGTTCCTCGGGGACCCATCACCTCGCCGCCTCACCTCTCCGTCCGAGGCCCAATCAGGGCCACCAAGGGAACCCGACGCAACGAACCCCAGGCAGCCCAGCCGCGGCACCCGGGACGTGGCTACCTGGACATCACAGGATGGCGTTGACCCGCCAGCCGCTTATGTATCAGACCGACCCTGGCGCCGGCAGGAGAGGGCCCGCATCGGAACGCCTCCGGAACGGCTGTTCCGGCTCTTCCAGGGCCGGACCCTACGAGATGCCGACCGGAGGGCGGAGGGCGCCTGCCTGCCCCTGCCGGCGGGTACAAGGCTGTGCGGCTGTGGCGCGGTCCGCCTGCACAAGAGCCACGACCGAGGGGCCCTACACCGGCTCCGGACGAGAGCAACCAGTACGCCACCGCCGCAGCCACGACCACCAAACGGAGCGGTCCAGGCCATGCTGGCCCGAGCGGCCCGCGAGAACGAGTTCGCGGAATGGCTGCTCCACGTGGCGACCGGACACCCAGGCACCGCTGCTGGGACGGCAAATCAGCCCGCAGCGGAGCCACCAGTAGCGGAGCAGCCCGCAGCGGAGCCACCAGTAGcggagcagccagcggcggaaCCACCGGCAGCGGAGCAGCCAGCCGCGAAGACGACGGCTTGCACAGCGAGCGAAGATGCTGCGGCGGTGGCCGACAGCAACAGCAAGGAGGCGGCGGAGGAGCTCCAGGAGATGGAGACCGGTTTCTGGGACATCCTTGACCAATAAAGCGGCGTCACACTCTTTGCGTCCGAGGGCCTTCTTAAGGGGAGGAGGATGTGGGGAGCACtcgcctccatttcctcccgctTACCCGCGGCGgcccgttcgcacgtggcgacgggtcgTGCCTGCGTAGACAGCGGAGAGAGGCACTACGtcgcacgtggcgacgggtcgcGCCGGCGTAGACGGGGGggagaggcactacgcgccctccctcTCTTCGTCGCTCGGATGACGCGCGTACTCCTCTTCTCCTgcgcggctcacgggaaagggaaacgtatccggcgggcgaggaggacttcccctcggaaaaaggtaaaaaggcataaaagcaCGCTACCGAGGGAGACTCGCTCTCTCGGGACGCCGACACCTTGGACCGCCTGGACgacagcacctgccgcatcccgtgagtgacctcgtttgtctgacccacccagacaacgaggcaagccttttcCTACTTTTACTGAgcggacgtccctctgcgagtgttcgctattgctaatagcaataaacgttgttaccgttgacaccgctggttgccttattcgttcgaacccggcgtagccgcgattcccgcgctacgggttgggagtaccacgaagcgactgcgtggggctagatccggagctcgccttcagccctagccgcacgcagagcgGAACCCCCAcaatttactggccaccaggccaggtacacctttgggtattacatatacaatacttgcaattagtttccaaagtagtctcccaTGACGGTTATCCACGTACGTGAAGCAAGAatgctatttaaaattattgtgcagtaatatatgcgggatgtgtatgttctccacattctctataCCATGTTACCGTTCCGTCGCAACGTAGACtcgcagctatcgaacgccataaaggctatcctacatactcaaagacctggcgcacaactcctgacacttaattgtattcagGAGTTGTGCGACTTCTCAGgatatccttaacgaatgttacacaACAcagtatgaggttttacttgccgaaaccacaatttcattataAGGCAAGCTGTAGTTGAGGATTcaagaataatttagaccacttgggattttttaacgtgcgcctaaccctaagtatacaggtgttttcgcatttcacacccacttaaatacggctgccgtggttgggattcaatcccgagacctcgtgattagcagccgagcccaataaaagctaagcaactaggGAGGGCAAGGaaagttggcagttcgaggaaggtgacagccggcacgtgagacaatttattcccatcctcattgcgcgagaatcggtgccagctgtcgaagagtgacaccgtagaatgcactgtattcaatgtgatggagtccgcgtccaatatttcagacccgaatcatactgtaactactgacgaccaggcatctggctaatacgtgcagtcgcttgacagctgccgagcgctggcgtcggccacaggacctacttgacctttgttcaactcttaccgacattctcgccttatttcgcaccattgcgtttcagctgaactgcttcagcagtcaatttatttgtgccaaaatttggccaccctgtcaacgttatggtttcttatttttaagtcatcttttatatttagactaatgctgtcctgaaatttccagcggtttcacctttccgaaaatgcccgcatttttctcggcctctgttcatatttcggAGGATCTTTAttagacgtggaaaccattgcatggccccctgaccaagctgctcaaaaagtcattttatatccctgaggtcgtgtgcaagcttctgccttcttgccgttcatcaagctCCTGATTTCCCTATCacctgtatcccattttgacgactccaatcccacggaagttggcgaccatataatgtccatgggattaaagccatttaaatcaattctactgtggatacgacaaCCGCTTTTGCTCACCGTGGATGGAAATATagcgttaatgagcgccattctgaaGCATCTAAATTGATAGTCACAAAATTATGTGGATCCCACGTATGTgctaatcgatgtaagcaaagctttctgtgtttgttgtcattgttaaACGTAATCTCCACATAGTAGTCAGGCAcgctctaatgaaatgctgtcaatgtttgcctgattacgcccgccattgtgatgcaaataaacgtaactccaactcattttctcagaaataaacgctgaatgaaacgctgacgtcatcctgaacaagatcaacaagcgccctagtgctcgatcttacgatacccctattcgtaagcttatattcgtgatttagtTATTTGGGCAGGGGGGGGGGCGATGGGCTCTTATACCGTAGAAacatccctcggacgtctctgatgtgctcgtttttattcttaagtacccaatgaaaactgtcatcgctgcaacttcatgatgtcctggtggcaggccaccatggcatgtcgcgcaagtatgaccacgctgattcatttgggttggcatatactatttgGTGCGTTATACTtcaccacattcatttttcaagctatACCAGAGCtcaaaaagggcggccaactcactacgtccctttactctgtttacttccgcaaagtgtgtgtctatcgctgtggctaccaaatacgcccagcggtatgctaccactcaagcctttctgtcggctgagcaactgaagtcgcaggcgttcttcaacacggcgtcgacgttcaatgtggctatcctcaattacttttcgcggacttcgctcaccgccttctctccaatgtcatctcctatactactcgctcctgctagacacaacacaaacacgcaacgaccttaatgaagtatcaataacacgctagttgacatgctgtcgacgtatatttccattgagcaccgggattggagcgtggtcctgtctatggtgacattatcgggctacagcttcgctcaacaacaccgctcgttactcatcgcTTTTTTTTGTCGAGAAGAGCATagcgtatttcctctgaatgtactttcggctctaagtgtgaccttgcacgcccgcttattctgttacgttgacggcgaccgttgtcgtcaggctgccgcctaattctgagcgtcgcagtcaccagagagcacaaaaAGCTGTTTtcccaaacaaaccaccgggattcgagcccatctcccaaatgcagcatcttgcatttgggagatgggcagtctaaccattacgctaccacctgcgtccaccaatttctgtttatctgccttcttacttctcgtttttgccgcagacgcaggaagaacggatgcagaaacgaaaaaaaagtaaagattgcttgagccgccagtgaCGTATTACTTTAACTTTGGCAGGTCACCCTCTATGGAGCGtatgtaggcttgcggcttcgTGCAGACTGTGGGTCgtcttagctttattgtaaatttgctttcaccaactcttttcagctagaactgaaacgccggacaaaaatgagacctaccgttgaatatttttcttgtttcaagcaaaaacgctcatttacacaaatagtgattttttaaaAGAATCGGCACaaggatactatatttcaagGTCATGTTTTGTCAATACggcccggcaccacgtatcgacgaaagggcatcaaagtgccgatgcacgcggcaggttattgaacgaagaaaacaggaaacgactgtttttcatttctcgcaacatattgtacacagaacacaaggcactcaccaccatgacatttttttttttttgagaacagcgacacacaatgccggactgatatacttTCTCAAGGggtctcattttatttttcatcgcagaaccgcaagcacagttgcgtcgcgcgtataccgcagccacatACTGTAGCtgtgctccttttcctctaacaatatggccgccggcggcttcacgcgctcccgtacgtggcggattggactgtcactccagaagctTAAATGCATAACCTCTTtacatagaaacgacggcatgattgttaacatgaTTGCTCTCCAGACTGATCTTGATGAACTAACTCATTGGTGCGGCAGGGCAGATGGTAATTAACGCAGACACAACTATACATCTCAAGTTTACTTCCGCTGCTAAGACGATTCCTAATGCCTACACAGTCAATAATACTATCATTGAAACTTCAGCGTTGGTAAAATACCTCGGTGTAAATTTTAGCTCGTATTTATCCTGGAGCACTCATATTGAACTGATTActaccaaagacttaaaaaaacttggtcttcttaaacgccgactacaccaagccaaccaggacacaaaactacacgcattcaatatgctaatcaggcctgtgataGAATACGCGTCCGTGATCTGAAACCCTCATTATACCTATCTTGttaacatgttggaatctatacaaaacaaggctgctCAATTCATCCTTTTccgttactctcggtatcaaagtGTAACAGCACTGAAGACATCGCTCCATCTCTCGCCTCTGGTCATGCGCAGGAAACTCAGCCGTTTATCTTTTTTCCATACTCTCTACCACAGCAACACACCATTCGCAAGTTCACATCTTCCGGTGCCGCACACATGGGCTCGTGTATATCACATGAAGAAGACTAAACCCATTTTCGCTCGGACAGAACAATACAAATACTCACGTTTGGTCCTGGCTattgaagagtggaattcgcttccttctagcattgcggctatcgctgGAACATCATCAttcaaacagctctttggtcatacttagagcattccactgtagaatgatgtgcgttttttttttcttttttttcccagtgtgtgcgtgtgagccGTAACGTTCCGTGGAATGTTAGATgacatgttttgtaacttctgaaggtgcgatttttgttttgttttgtgggatttACTACATGTGCATTTTTTCAGTACCTGTTTCTAGCCATTTTTTTCCCTATTAACTTGTACCTGGCTTATTAACTTGTTTATTCCTGTCTTCAGCCGTTTATATTCTGTGTTGTATATTGttaagttttctttgatgaatccccccctatgtaacgcccgcattgggcctttagggtattgaaataaaataaatattgttggcttggatatgtttggcacgggGCCCAAGTTggtaccctgtcttctaacgcgttctttcGTTTTCGTCTCtgccttgaagggacgcgcaccgtaacatgctgcaatggtgcttgcgttgagcgtatgtaaggtgaGAAACGCGGTTATAagatgtctgttcactaacttgtgcagtaaacccatgattatagtattcgcgcaatagtaagagtcacgagtatggcaaccgtaaccgcaagcgtcacgttatggtcgtaacttgtcgcgacagcgtAGTTGAAATCCACTGACCCTGCCACTAATAAATACGTGGCGAGGTATGGCTGACGAATAATTAATTgagaagattggttttcagtaaacgtttgtaaccaagaacggcgggtgcttatactaccgcaaatgacggatgctgggcggtgactccaatcatttactcgccacatcacacatctatATACACTgcaattcaactggtttcaccaactcttggttatattctctcgcccctaaactgcgactttgcctgccacccgggctccagcttttcctctttgtcccccgcttctttcccaatctgctgagacgtgcttccactgatgcttgctcttcttttttctcaataaatgaaggcattcattcatgcattcctaagttactgcagaaaatagcgtgtctttatctccataaccaccctgtctctcacctggactctccaatCTCAAAACAAAGTTgcagtgttgcaaatggctgggcatcacatatacaattttctaggaatggccagtagcacggcgggcaattttcggtgggtgacgagccagtatatagaacaccttctctgccatatccacactcagtgctctgcttcgtgagctgcTATAAGCCGCTACTACGAAGTCCGAAATGAAagagaaacctagctgggctggtcacggacagctctttttggattcgtgatgcctcgatttaaaatatatatatttcttatataatcctaaatgacagcgatataagcgaggtgagttacggtagctcgttcgtttggactaacgacgctcttcatgcagcactttcgtcttatgcgtgtttgcgaacgggaatgaaagacaggagggtaacacgccttcctgaaatgaaacattcggaataactctttgtttgacggttagacatatgtcgagggcccccgatacgaaccacctgcaagtctgtatcagcttgcaaagaggAACTCAGATTAAACGTTGTCAAGAGGATAGGCctttaattatcataaggatatcttcattgaaattccttaccatgaggtgaaagctcactagtaagcatataaattttctgtgttattaaaaccacctgttaataaaaggttgctgtgctttacagcctccaaattaggttataaaaaataaattggtgcggtaaatgtgtaaacgcagacgcaagaaaaggcctagtccgtttcccagtattcactcattGAAGATGGAGCGCCTCTATACTCTCACATTGTAGggatgtcaagaacaaaacacttccaaaagagtgagtcgcgaatataactcattataaggtgagcttgcgctggaacaaAAAAACGCTCAGAgcgcaacgatggctgcgcgcaaagtgcttcctctgattccgatctacggatcaaggcgtcagtTCGTCAGATtgaaatgctcgtacattgcagcgcaatctcgggtcctcaaatgtgatggagaatgtacgccagtattcgcttcacgcgtgcaatctgataagataacgctcttttgctattgaatccgtgacaacatactggatattagaaacacatgcaggcgcatcttgagctaactgataactttggaactgtagttagacgctaaagaaagccccccccccccaaaaaaaaaaaaagaaagaatacggttgctttcaatattagctgaaaaatagtgcttgtggtttaagAAGGGCCTCCAACACTGCACAGTGGtgccgacatacaggaaattcaagcgcgaaccactttccaattactggtatttatcaaaccagcgtatcgtggttcaatgtagcccagtAGTCccggggccagttccaccacgggtactgtgtcggagctcatatttcatgtcagcattaattgtcacaaaatcacagtattttttctttagatcttatcattagacagctaaaatacatccagcgaaatcctcatcttaatatttcggtacttttcgttctaacgtacatatccgtgctgatccatatgttacaaagtactgaaaatgtacccgatgctttcctccaggcagctgtttttattcattatgatgccagaaaacagagcctgatgccaccaacgctcagaaacctaatcgggagcgcgcacaatgttctcgcacatcgtgtgggatgtaccgtagagctgaggtgcttcttgtataatgtatgagaatcggttgtgaAGGCAGTCGTGcaaggttgggcacatgtgcttaagctcatgaagttgatttgtgccaagataacctgtccaagctttcacacttactttataagaagtctacagcaccatcaatatgccggctgcttttaactgcacgaaacaaaactatttaaacgatacaaacaatgttagcatcattttatcattcgagtctTTAGATTGGTaatctctagatgcggagtaagttgagaagttgtttgcgtaattaacaaaactacgttaattaaattttcagtaatggttcttacgtggctaaagaaaatgagcaatttggagcccgtcctcgaaataatgcagccaagcgaaaaactttcgactaaacatgcttctgcaagagccatgcgaagaaaaattttccaagtaaacactcttggaaggcgtaactgacgcagaaaaggaacatatgtaaagccacagaaagaacagcagttcacgacggGACAGGAACCCACACACAAACTGTgctaacaacttcaagcgctgttctttatgtgataatgaagcaactagaccgtcagtcattccttccaaacctgtaaagtcaacctgaccacatctagccttttgggATGCTGTCATCAAGAGTATGGCCCCGCGAACATGTTCCCCGTGGCcttatagtcgcgttccatttttattcgggCTGTTTTcacgaaggcaagcagtttaaagttttGGTGTCAATGCGGCGGTgcacgtgtgccgccgaaagcttgcttggtcgcagaagcgatgcaggacggaatgatggtgcagattaagcgcgtcgctggcatcaagacaatgcgcgaccgccaagggaaggaagataacgaaagtgaacagcttggtagctgctcacagAGCCGTGCCGATAGTgacggtgccatcatgacgaaatctgaggcggcgatattgatggctgcagcgttttttttcttttattctttttttacagcgaagtcgttaagaggaagctccgactcggcctattcaaatagatgtaaaacgccgaaacgcttttcttagataacccctggaccgattttaatgaaatttgttggattcgggagagaaaggtaaattctggTGACtatggaagcgaaatttctatttagggcctgaatttaggcaaaagatattcaaaaattcgaaagtgcggaaAGTACACAataacgaagtttacaaattattaactCCATATCAAGAACTgagatcgcggttctgtaaacagcatccattagacaattcaaagcggacaaatccaacatgccgatttatatcttacgtgaagtcgttacgttgtgaacaagggttgtggaaaagctgtacttccatattactaaattttttgagattcatgcgtaatgtatcaattttttctgctttagatgtgctgttagatgcaatgtacataatTTTGATACTAGTGTTCATTGccgagagttgtaaacttgatggtttcgttttcttaaaatttgcgatttttgacaattttgaataaacaaatgaggACCTAAATGAAGAATTGgaaaccaacagacactagattttaagtttttgttttaaatgcagcAGACCTTGTCAAATTATATGCAGTggctgtcgagaaaaacgaattctccttttacatttatttagataggaccaccacagctaaagcttcctcttaagggccaCTTTCCCCAgtatcgcgtccgcgtgtagagccaaatcccgaagatagcgtaataccggcccgacccgcagtggtggtgaagcatgcgtttagcgctccccatacgtgggctgatcccgaatgtaacgccat encodes:
- the LOC142582260 gene encoding uncharacterized protein LOC142582260, producing MDHNANSKHRRDDSAAGHPRFEVSPRGPSTHQGRRQASPRTLAGPAHRGRRHRFLGDPSPRRLTSPSEAQSGPPREPDATNPRQPSRGTRDVATWTSQDGVDPPAAYVSDRPWRRQERARIGTPPERLFRLFQGRTLRDADRRAEGACLPLPAGTRLCGCGAVRLHKSHDRGALHRLRTRATSTPPPQPRPPNGAVQAMLARAARENEFAEWLLHVATGHPGTAAGTANQPAAEPPVAEQPAAEPPVAEQPAAEPPAAEQPAAKTTACTASEDAAAVADSNSKEAAEELQEMETGFWDILDQ